A stretch of DNA from Mucilaginibacter daejeonensis:
CAAAATGGGAACGACCTACGATTGAGCAGGAAATATATGAACGGCAAGTATGAGGACGTCTACCTTCTCACCAAACAATAATACCACTGTGTAGAGGCGTGTGAGCCAAATGGCAAGCACTCTTCTTTACAATAGTGAGCGTATATAACATACAAAAGGCCGCACTCCTAATAGAGTTGCGGCCTTGTTCTTTATAATAGTTTAGTTAGTCGCTTATGGTGGGGGTATTACTCTGCAGAGTTAGCTTTTCTGTAATTCTGGTTAAGGGCGTAGCTACGGCCATCGGTAGCCATGCGAGGGAACACGATGCATTCGCTGTATTGGTGACCTTTGATCTGCAAAGTACCGGCATAACCGTTGATCAGTGGCGATAACACGATCTGGTAACCTTGTGCATGGGCGTCAACGGCTTTTTTGGCTTCGTTGTAGCTGAACAAAGTGTTAGCTTTTTGCACCATTTGAGCGTAAAGATCTTGGTGTTGTATGTAGAATTGGTGGAAATTTGCTTGTTTGTACAGGTCTTGCAGTAAAAGTGCGTAACGGCTGAAGTTAACTTTATTCAGGTCGATGCGGTAGTCGGTCTTCAACACTACGCGGTTGCCATTCATTTTTAAGGCATACAGGCCATCCAGGTAATTTTTGATCATCTTAGGATCGCGGGCAATATCAGCGTTCAGTTGTTGTACCCCTTTGCTGTTCTTCAAGCTACTAAAGGCGGCGATCACTTCGTTGTAATAAGCACTGTGTTGGTTTACCACGGTAGTATCGGCTTTAGCAGCGTCGGTCAAGGCCAGCATCACGTAACCTAACTCGTACGCTTCAGGCACTTGTGCGGTAACTTTGCCGGTGTTAGCGTTGATATATTTTGAAGAATAGCGTGAAGCTACGTTCTGAGTTTGGCAGCTGGTCAGGAATGAGGTAACTGCGGTAGCTATGATCAGGGCGGCGATGGTAAGTTGCTTTTTCATTTTAATTAGGGGTTGTATTTGTTGTTGTTTGATAAGATATAGGCAACTCCAATGCCCAACAAAAGCAATTATCAATATTTCAACATATGGCATTTAAAATTACAAATCACACAACGACCTCATAGGAACACCGACCATATTCTTAATTAGTGCAGTTTAGCTACACTTTAAGTTGGGGAATGCCTACCCCGTAGATCAGGCCTTGAGCCGCAAAGTGGGAATATTGCTGAACAAATAGCGCTCTCAAAAGAAAGGACCGCAACCCCTTTGGCACAGGTAACTAATGGTTGTTTGATACAGGCTCACATCCTATCCAAAAAAACACATCTGTATCATCACGATGGCAATAATTAGTATATATTTGCCGCTCAAAGTTCCCGTAGTTCAATGGATAGAATGGCTGATTCCGGTTCAGCTGATATGAGTTCGAATCTCGTCGGGAACACAAAAGGCTCCAGCAATGCTGAAGCCTTTTTTATTTCCTTGGATATTGCCAGTTGACCAGGCCGTCTCATCACCCTATCGGTCAAATAAGGTTCTTTTGATACCCATCTCCAAACCCCTTAGTTCGGCCAGGCCTTTCAACCGTCCGATCACCGAATAACCCGGATACGTGTCATAACGGTGGTCGTCCAATATCTTGTGGCCATGATCAGGACGCATCGGGATGCTGATATCTTCCCGGCCGCTTTCGGCACGCTTCTGTTGCTCTAAAATGATCCGTTTCATCACCGCATACATATCGGTACTTCCGCCCAGGTGATCAGCTTCGTAAAAGCTGCCATCGGGCTCCCGCTGCACATTACGCAGGTGCAGGAAATGGATATGTGCACCTAACCTTGCCACCATACCCGGCAGATCATTTTTGGGGTTGGCCCCTAATGAGCCCGTACAAAAAGTGATGCCGTTGCTGGGCGATGGGCAAGCATTCACCACATCGGCAAGATCCCGCTCGGTAGAGACCACCCTTGGCAGGCCTAATATCGGGAAAGGCGGATCATCAGGGTGAACGCACATCTTCACGCCTAAACGTTCCGCCTCCGGGATGATCGCCCTCAGGAAATAGGCCATATTCTGCTTTAACACGGTAGCATCGATGTGCTCATAACGCTTCAAATGTACTTTGAACTCGTCCATGGTAAACACCTCATCAGTGCCGGGTAACCCGGCCATAATGATGTTGATAAGCTTGGTCTTGTCATCATCGCTCAGGCCATCCAGATATTGTTTGGCCTTGCGCTGTTGCTCCTCGGTAAATTCGTCGAAAGCCTCCGGTCGTTGCAAAAGGTAAAGGTCGAAGGCAGCCAACGCGATGGCATCATACCTCAGCGCCGATGCGTTGTTAGGCAACCGGTGATCAAGGTCTGTGCGGGTCCAATCCAGCACGGGCATAAAATTGTAGCACACTATCCTTAAGCCGGCCTGGGCCAGATTTCTCAGCGTGTTGATATACTTTTCGATATAAGTATCACGCTCACTCCCCGCAATGCGAATACTTTCATGAATGTTCACGCTTTCTACCACCGACCAACGCAGACCGCTGGCCTCGATGATGCCCTTGCGCTTATTGATCTCATCCATGCTCCACTCCTTTCCTGCGGGAATGTGGTGCAGCGCGGTGACGATCCCAGTGGCGCCGGTCTGTGTGATGTCAGCTAAGCTGACAGGGTCGTTCGGGCCGAACCATCTGAACGTTTGTTCAAGGTCGGCGATCATCTCATTATTATCTGTATAGCTCATTTTATTTTGATCTGCTTTTATTTATTAAGAAGGTCATGGCCTACCTGAACTGCCACCAGCTAAAGTTGAACAGCTCATCACCTTCGCCTTTAAATACAAGATAAATATCATGCACGCCGGTCATCTTTTTGATTTTAGTGGTGATGAGGCTCCACTTATTGATCCCGCCGGTGTTACGCACGTCACAGTTACCGATCAACGGACCGTCAAGCTCATCTGCATGTATCTCGATGCGTGCAGGTTTTACAGCCGCCACGTTAGCTACAAACGACCGCGGACCCTTCCTCAGGTCAATGTTCCTGACCTTTACATATCCGTTATTTTTTATCCTGGTTACATACACACCTTGCCCGCTAACACTATCTTGGCTCGTCTCGATGCCCTGCTCCCTGGCGATCGTAGCGGCTCGGACCTTTTGGTAAGGGTCCAATGTGCCCAAGCCATTTTTCAGGCCTTCGGTCGGCTCTACACGCTTGATAGCACCGTCGGCATCGAACGTTACTTCATCCACACAAACCGAACGATCGAAACCGCCGCCACCTGGCAAAGCGCCGTTATGGTAAAACAGGTAAGTCTTACCTTTATAGTCCACCAAACCGGGGTGGTTGGTAAAAGCGCCGCCTTTACCGATCACCTTCATAATGGTATCGCGGTATTTCCACGGACCTATCGGGCTTGTACTGGTGGAATAAGCCAAATGCTCAGGCACGCCACCGGCAGGGTACAGCAGGTAATACAATCCTTTGCGCTTGTAAAACCATGGCCCTTCCTCGTAAGTGGTCATCCGCTTTTCGGTCGCGTTCACGGTAGCTCCTATCTTTTTACTGACCATCTCTTGCTGATCAACAGGCGTTTCCATTATGCCGATGGTTTTGTCGTAGCTCATCATGTCGGCGTTGAGTATGGCCTGCCACTTACCGTTCTGCCAGGTCAGCCATGGCTGCTTTTCAGCATCCCATATCACGGTAGGGTTCAAAATTTGGCCATCGGTATGCTCGGTGATCAGTGGCTTACCGAGCACATCGGTGAACGGACCTATCGCCCTATCGCCCACTCCCACTCCGATCACTTTTTTACCCGTGGTTTTGTCGGTAGCCGCTACGTACCAGTATGATCTTTTATCGGCTGTATTGTTGACCGTGTGTGCATCTGTGCCGTTGATGGAGCTTGCCCATTTGAAGGTTTTGTGCGCATTGATCACGCGCAGTTTAAAAGCCTCCTCAGTAAGTGGCACCTTGACAATACCTACTGACGGGTCGTACGAGGTCATGTCCTTATTGAGCTTTACATAATAGAGATGCGGGTTACCCCAGTACAAGTAAGCCTGCCCGTCAGTATCGATAAAAACGGTGGGGTCGATGTAGCCCCACCCGCCGGTGATCATGGGTTTGCCTAATGCATCTTTGAAAGGCCCGGTCGGGCTATCGCCCACGGCCACACCTATGGACATGCCGCCATTTTTAGCGTTCACGGGCACATACCAATAGAACTTGCCGTTACGCTCGATACATTGCCCCGCCCAGGCATCTTTGCTGGCCCATTTAAAGTCGTTCAACGATAATCGTGCACCTCTATCGGTCCAATTGACCATATCGGTGGTGGAGTAAACGTGCCAATCCTTCATCACGAACCAGGTGGCTCGGTCCTCGTCATGCCCCGTGTACAAGAACAAGGTATCCTTATAAACCATGGGAGCCGGATCGGCCGTGTATATGGTTTGAATGATCGGATTTTGGGCTAACGCATTCCCGATCCGGAAGATGAACAACAGGCCGGTCAGAGCAATTATTTTAAAGTGTCTTTTCATGGATGGACCTAATAGTTGACGCAGGCAGCGGTACTATTTACTGTTAGTATCAGCATATGAATCTTTATAACCCAAGATCGATAACATCTTTACTCCATAACGTTTACCCAATTCTCGGTAACCGGCGGCATCAAAATGCAGGTGATCTTTGGAACAGGTACAACCCGCCGACGAGATCACATGCGCATTGGTTATCACATCAGGCAGCGTAGCTATGATCTTGTTCATGGATGCGCAAATGCCGCCCTGATCAGCATTGACCACCTCGCCGGCCAGTAATGGCACTTTGGATGGCCGCAGCGACAGGTCATGCATCAGGCGGTCGTAAATGCCTTTCACCCGGCGGGTCCAGGTGGTGTCATTCGTATTTGATTCGCCCT
This window harbors:
- a CDS encoding DUF4932 domain-containing protein; protein product: MKKQLTIAALIIATAVTSFLTSCQTQNVASRYSSKYINANTGKVTAQVPEAYELGYVMLALTDAAKADTTVVNQHSAYYNEVIAAFSSLKNSKGVQQLNADIARDPKMIKNYLDGLYALKMNGNRVVLKTDYRIDLNKVNFSRYALLLQDLYKQANFHQFYIQHQDLYAQMVQKANTLFSYNEAKKAVDAHAQGYQIVLSPLINGYAGTLQIKGHQYSECIVFPRMATDGRSYALNQNYRKANSAE
- the uxuA gene encoding mannonate dehydratase, which gives rise to MSYTDNNEMIADLEQTFRWFGPNDPVSLADITQTGATGIVTALHHIPAGKEWSMDEINKRKGIIEASGLRWSVVESVNIHESIRIAGSERDTYIEKYINTLRNLAQAGLRIVCYNFMPVLDWTRTDLDHRLPNNASALRYDAIALAAFDLYLLQRPEAFDEFTEEQQRKAKQYLDGLSDDDKTKLINIIMAGLPGTDEVFTMDEFKVHLKRYEHIDATVLKQNMAYFLRAIIPEAERLGVKMCVHPDDPPFPILGLPRVVSTERDLADVVNACPSPSNGITFCTGSLGANPKNDLPGMVARLGAHIHFLHLRNVQREPDGSFYEADHLGGSTDMYAVMKRIILEQQKRAESGREDISIPMRPDHGHKILDDHRYDTYPGYSVIGRLKGLAELRGLEMGIKRTLFDR
- a CDS encoding family 43 glycosylhydrolase, whose protein sequence is MKRHFKIIALTGLLFIFRIGNALAQNPIIQTIYTADPAPMVYKDTLFLYTGHDEDRATWFVMKDWHVYSTTDMVNWTDRGARLSLNDFKWASKDAWAGQCIERNGKFYWYVPVNAKNGGMSIGVAVGDSPTGPFKDALGKPMITGGWGYIDPTVFIDTDGQAYLYWGNPHLYYVKLNKDMTSYDPSVGIVKVPLTEEAFKLRVINAHKTFKWASSINGTDAHTVNNTADKRSYWYVAATDKTTGKKVIGVGVGDRAIGPFTDVLGKPLITEHTDGQILNPTVIWDAEKQPWLTWQNGKWQAILNADMMSYDKTIGIMETPVDQQEMVSKKIGATVNATEKRMTTYEEGPWFYKRKGLYYLLYPAGGVPEHLAYSTSTSPIGPWKYRDTIMKVIGKGGAFTNHPGLVDYKGKTYLFYHNGALPGGGGFDRSVCVDEVTFDADGAIKRVEPTEGLKNGLGTLDPYQKVRAATIAREQGIETSQDSVSGQGVYVTRIKNNGYVKVRNIDLRKGPRSFVANVAAVKPARIEIHADELDGPLIGNCDVRNTGGINKWSLITTKIKKMTGVHDIYLVFKGEGDELFNFSWWQFR